From Candidatus Sphingomonas colombiensis, one genomic window encodes:
- a CDS encoding GreA/GreB family elongation factor, whose protein sequence is MSVAFRRESDEEHKEPRFELPLPSGPNLVTPRGHALIGERIAALEAAQDGADEPRREEIARELRYWQTRRITAILAPQPPEDEIAFGSRVRFTLNGAARMIEIVGDDEADPAAGKLAFSAPLARALIGGGEGDVLPFGGREEAIIVLGVEPALSA, encoded by the coding sequence ATGAGCGTCGCGTTCCGCCGGGAGAGCGACGAGGAGCACAAGGAGCCCCGCTTCGAGCTGCCGCTCCCGTCCGGGCCGAATCTCGTCACGCCGCGCGGCCATGCGTTGATCGGCGAAAGGATCGCCGCGCTGGAGGCGGCGCAGGACGGTGCCGACGAGCCGCGCCGCGAGGAAATCGCGCGCGAGCTGCGCTACTGGCAGACGCGCCGAATCACCGCGATCCTGGCGCCGCAGCCGCCGGAGGACGAGATCGCATTCGGCAGCCGGGTGCGCTTCACGCTCAACGGCGCGGCGCGAATGATCGAAATCGTCGGCGACGACGAGGCCGATCCGGCGGCGGGGAAGCTCGCTTTCTCCGCCCCGCTGGCGCGCGCGCTGATCGGTGGAGGCGAAGGCGATGTCCTTCCGTTCGGCGGTCGCGAAGAGGCGATCATAGTACTGGGAGTGGAACCGGCGTTGAGCGCCTGA
- the mmsB gene encoding 3-hydroxyisobutyrate dehydrogenase: protein MARVGFIGLGNMGGGMAANLAKKGHDVRAFDLSADALDKAKAAGCLPVASAREAADGAEAVITMLPAGTHVEQVYGESVLDAALPSAILIDCSTIDVMTAKRVAEQAAAKGLVAVDAPVSGGIAAANGGTLTFMVGGSNEAFARAQGFLADMGKAVIHAGVSGAGQAAKICNNMLLGAEMIATCEAFVLAQKLGLDANAFYDIASVSSGQSWSMTSYCPVPGVGPETPADHDYQGGFATALMLKDLRLAMEAAESVGAEVPMGARARELYETYAGAGNGGRDFSGIINMLAGKP from the coding sequence ATGGCGCGCGTCGGTTTCATCGGGCTGGGCAACATGGGCGGCGGCATGGCCGCCAATCTCGCGAAGAAGGGCCATGACGTCCGCGCCTTCGATCTGTCGGCCGACGCGCTGGACAAGGCGAAGGCCGCCGGCTGCCTGCCCGTCGCATCGGCGCGCGAGGCGGCGGACGGCGCGGAGGCGGTGATCACCATGCTTCCGGCGGGCACGCATGTCGAACAGGTCTATGGCGAAAGCGTGCTCGATGCGGCGCTGCCGTCCGCGATCCTGATCGATTGCTCGACGATCGACGTGATGACCGCCAAGCGCGTCGCCGAGCAGGCGGCGGCCAAGGGCCTGGTCGCCGTCGATGCCCCCGTCTCGGGCGGGATCGCGGCGGCCAATGGCGGCACGCTGACCTTCATGGTCGGCGGCTCGAACGAGGCGTTCGCGCGCGCGCAGGGCTTCCTCGCCGATATGGGCAAGGCGGTGATCCACGCCGGCGTCAGCGGCGCCGGGCAGGCCGCGAAGATCTGCAACAACATGCTGCTCGGCGCGGAGATGATCGCGACGTGCGAGGCGTTCGTGCTCGCGCAAAAGCTCGGGCTCGACGCGAATGCGTTTTACGATATCGCCAGCGTTTCCTCCGGGCAGAGCTGGTCGATGACGAGCTATTGCCCGGTTCCTGGCGTCGGCCCGGAAACGCCGGCGGATCACGATTATCAGGGCGGTTTCGCCACCGCGCTGATGCTCAAGGATCTGCGGCTGGCGATGGAAGCGGCGGAAAGCGTCGGCGCCGAAGTGCCGATGGGCGCGCGCGCGCGCGAGCTTTATGAAACCTATGCCGGCGCCGGCAACGGCGGGCGCGATTTCTCCGGCATCATCAACATGCTCGCCGGCAAGCCATGA